ATAACTAAGAGAATCGATTAAAACCCTAACTTCCAATACATCACAAAAATCAATTTCCTCTTTCAATTAAAGCAAACCCATCTTTCAATTCTTTATAAACTCTTCGAGTCTCCTTTCTCTCGATACAAATCTTCATCGAGTCTCCCCTGATTTCTCTCAATTTCAAATCCAACTCTTCTCAGTTGTCTCGGAAAGTTCTGCAGCCAAAATCCTTTACCGAACTCGAACCCACACACTGTGCTTGTCACAACTTCTGAGATACGAGCCATCTGAAATCCTGGTTAGCCGGCAGTGGTGCTTGGATCGGCAGCAAACCTTGGAGCAGTAAACGCCGAGATGTGACTGAATTAGAGAGATAGTCACGACTTGATTTTCTCTTTTAGGTTAAATAGAATGAAGGTGTCCCCGAATAACTGTCGTATCTGCCTTTAACAGTCTCCTTCTATGAATGTCCCCTATCCTCGGCTGTGCTCCGAATATCGCTTGCCTGTCAAATGTCACTTTTACTGTTCCTGCTCAAAATacactgtttcttcttctttctctccaaATGCCTCCAAAACACCTAaatcactcaaaagcaaacataagagatacaattcacaagaataatagcaaacaaagcataaatactagatataaaattaggtattttagacacctatcattaaGGTATGGACTAAAAGATAAATCCTTATTCTAGAGTTTCCAATTGTTGCTCATGTTTTATGGGTTTCCTCTCAATTTTATGTCTTATTGTGTCATGTTCAGTAATCGATGATATGATGGAAATTCGCTGAGGTTTGAGCTTTGTAATTATGAAAATTTACATCAAAACCAATAACTCTCTTAGATTTGAGCTTTGTAATTCTGATTTTGTATGTCAGTTTTATCTGTTTCATACAAGTGTGTTCGGTTTTTGGTGATATTCTGAGTTTGTTTGGTGGTACTTTAGAAAAATGAGTATTAGTCTTATATCTTAATAGGCGTTATATGTGAAAAACGTTTGATATAATAATTATATGTATAAAATTTGGAACCAAAAGTTCACCGATAATCTCCCCGATACAAAGTTGTACTAGTTCTTGGTTCCAAAAGAGACAAACTAAAATCAGATATTAACTATGTCCGACAAATAAATTAGCTGAGAAAACTAAGGCTAGAAGTATTGAACTTGAGTTTTATAACAACTTCCCTCCTGGCATTCAAGTCTGGATTTATAACGATTTACAAGTTGTTGATGTGCAATCTTATTAATGAatgtttttaaataaaataaattacaatAGTTAGCACTGCAAATAAGGATTTTGTTATGATAGTCAAATCATTACATTAAGAAATGTAAAAAACCATGGAAATACATAAAAATGGTGGTAAGTGTTAATATGCATTGGATATTGCAAATATCAATAATAGATTTTTCAAATTTGTATTTTTATAGAGATTGCATTCTCCAATGAAAAATAACATCACCTCTCATATTTCTTAAttagtttttgaatttttcaGTTCCATCGGTCGTTATTCTGTGCATGGGTGCACGACATAACAAAACCcatacaaaaatcaaaatttacaGAGGTTATGATTGTTCTTCACCTTTTTTTCAAAAACATTCACTAATAAGACTAAGCTAATGGCGATTACTATGATGATTACCAAATAgaaaattttgttgagccacgtggatgaacaatCGCGATTTTCCACTATGGAAAATCAgagcaaaataaaaaaatatggttTTTTAGGTCCCACTATTATTTCTTTTTAATACAAAATATTTTgtagaataaaattaaaatataaaatattatatttaggtgagataaaataggatataaagtgagataaaataggataaagaataataaaataatattcgGGAAACGAAATTTTTACTTGGCGGTTATGGAAGACCCGCGATCCTCCCGAGGATTTGGTTCGTCCACACGGATTTGGTTGATCCATGCGGTTTTAAATGAGAAATGCGTCTCATGTTGGTCTGCAGTGAACTAACCATCAAATTCGTCGGTTTGGCCAcccgtttttcatgtttgttgtgtccatagtgggagaaaaatgaacaaaccatcatgtttgttcattctatAGGAACTGCTTTAAGCGCGTCTCATTTACAACCTTGCGGGAGAACAAAACTCGCTAGCGGGTGGAGAAAAACTACGTCGACTGTGATAACCCGCCAACGGTTAATGTCAATCCGCCAGTGGGCGATTATCAAATGCTAACGGCTATATCTGAACGGCTGGAAACTCTCATCACCCAACGGCTAGAAATTTTGAGCTCTATAAAAACTCCTCACTTCAACTCCAAATACACACATTCTACACACTCTAGTCTCGTTACTCTTCTTTGAGCTAAAAAAAAACTATTCACTTCAACAAATTTTTCGAAAGATGTCTCGACCCTTGTTAATTCGGCAAGCTCCGTTTACtgcagaagaagatgaagctatTTGTAGAAACTATGTTTTGTTACAATAACAACTTGCTTAAGCACATTATCTTGATGTGAATTTCAGGGCGGTTAttcatgacgggttatgcatcgaCACGCATAACCCGAGTTGTCGTACTATATGCGACATATAAAATCGTATTCaaacaattaagaaagaagtaagtgagtttgTAGCTTTTCCTAACCAATCGATTTAGACTGAggggtgaaactgatgctgagatggtaagAAGATCTTTAGATGAATGACAAAGATAGAAAAATATGATTTTTCGTTTTGAAAATTGTTTCAAAATTCTTAAGGAGTTGAATTCAACCCATTCTTGTTAGTCGTTGTTCCACTTAATACATCTAAGTGAAGTTAATGTAACacttaattttaaacatatgtaatttgaTTTTAATGAACAgtcgtacttttaattgattaaaaTTATAGTTACAAAGGTAGCAGAATTAAAAGTTACAATTATAATTTTTCTAAAGTTATCCATTGTTACCTTCTAGTCCTGGAGTCCATTCTCCAAAATCCGGGATACCCCCACTTGCCAAAAAAGTTTGGAAATGTCGAAACGCAGAAGGAGATGGTTGAAGATCACTTGGCGATTGTTGGAAAGTACTCGGTGCTCCAAACGTATAACCAGTTTGCTGTGGTGTAAAAGTGTAATAAGGTTCATTTGGTTTGTAGGGAGAGAATGATGATGGAATGCGTTTCATATATGGTTGTATCACTGAAGATTAATAAATAGGCACAATTTGTGGTGAACTACTCGGTGCTTGTGTTTTTCCCACTACTGTATCATTCTCGTGCCATGATCGGTTGctcctgctataatcggaagactGTGAACGCCCATCAGCATTTATAGGTGGACTCAATCCAAATATTGTGTCCGTCTGTCATCTCCGTCACACACCCAAGTGTGTAGACCCCATTTGCCGAACCAGCCAATGCATATCGTTAAGTTATCTTTTCAACTCAGCATTAGTGGCATCCATATTGTAGTGAGGATAGTCACGTTCCAAAGCTAGGGAAACAATAGGGATCGTGATTGGTTCACCTTGTTAAGTAGTACTTGGCATCTCCTAACGGATTTCGAGCAAATTTGACGAAAAAGATGAAGAACTTCCAGCCGTGGTggggtaagtcataaagcatggATCTTGTGGAGGCGTCTGGCTAGGAACGATGTTTATATCAAGACCCATACGTGATAACCCTAGGAAATCAAACCCATAGATGTACATATTGTGTGTACCAATTACAGGCTTTGCAATCGACTAGTACCGGTTGACATACTGTGGTTCATTAATATCCACCCATGTGTTTAGTTCATACCTCACCTGCAACATCATTATTTCCCGAATGAAAGTTGATGCAGAGGTTTGCATCGGGCGTGGcgggttaattgcaattgcatAAATCCCTTGTAATTGGAACAATAATCCTTATCCTAGGTATTAAACACCTATGTCCATTTCCGGAGTGTAAAAAACAACTCCTCGAATAGAATAATCAAGAATAGATCGTACCTCCTTATTTTAAGATTCAGAAAAATTAACCTAAGGGTGGACAACAAGATTCTTGTCGCTCCGAGTCATCTGTTGATACCTCTGAACAAAACTGGAAGCCGAGCCGTTGTCACCAGTGTCCTTCCCCCACTTAGTCGTTTAATACATGTCAAGTATTGGAATTCTACGTGTATTGTCTTTAAGAACTGGTTTACCAGCACGAAAATATGTATATCTCTAATACTGCAAATTAATCCACAATTTAGTATTTTTGACCATGTCTATCTTTTTGTTCATAAAAATtctttaaatttaaaaataataatttagatATTACCTCTATTTTTTTTGTCTAATAATTTAGGTATACGTATTGATGTTTGATCCACCCCACAGTATATTTCTCCTAAAATTGCAGACCACAAATCATAATGTGGTGCCTTTCCTATATCTTCAAACGCTTCAGGCCAACCAATATGAGAAACTatagttgagtttggaaagaacgTCTGACCCACCAACCATAAGATAAACACTCTTTCGAGTTCATGATATTCATTTTCATCTGTTTCTTGTATAAAAGGAAACGCTCCAAAGATGAACAATGTATTTCACCTCATTTTCAAATCTTTATGATCTCCAGTACTTGTGATTTTAAAAACGAGGGAAGAACATTCCTCCATTTATCATTTGACATCATTTAGTTTTGGTTTAATGGTACATGTTCTCCCACTTCATTTGGAATCCgtcaaatgaaatacaaatcaaggcgCGTAATTCTTATTTACAAGAATAATATCAACTATAGTTAATTATTTTAGATTATCTAATAATTGCTTAAAAAAATTAGTTTTAGTTAAACAGACTTACCAATTACAAATATATGAAATGGAACGTGTGTGGTTGGCCACCACCTTTCTACCAATATTTTCGtaattttgttgttgtgttttctGGCTTAAACAACATTCAATTCTTTAAAGCCACATCTCATTTTATAATAATTTTCAGACCGCTCTTGATGCCTCGACACATGACCTTCAATTAATGCTGGAGCAACAACGACACTCGGTGAAGCAAACTCTGTTTCACGATTCTGATTAAAATCTACACATGTGGCTGGCCTCAGTATTTTTTCATGTTTTCAATCTCTTTTATGCCTCGAGCTGTTGACGGCAGTTCTTATCAGATTGCTCATTTTGTAGTAAGATTTTGTTTAAAGGAATATGAAGAAGGGAGTGGAGTGCTCCGAGTGAAAATGAATTCAAATGAAGGATTCTATAGCATTTGAAAGTTGTAGCAGTTGAGATAAGTGTCGTAAGGAATTGCTGCGTTGAGATACGTTATGGCATTTGTTACCCGTTTGTGATTTCTCTAGATTTGTTCGTGAGTCTTGTATGCCCACTGCGTATTTTGATCACCCACTGGCGAATTGTATTGGTCCACGCATTTCATCACCCTCGGCTCATTGTTTTCCTATAATGCAAAATCGTATTTGACCATCACCTGGCTTGGCAAAAATAATGTTTGTTGATCGTCGTAGGAATTGCCCAAAGCAGCTTCAAAAACAGTCCAGATCTTTTGTTTTGTTTGGATATTCCTCTATTGACCACATTAGGTCCACCCTACACACCCATCCCGGCTCGGTATacataaaaattgatttttttgtcCCCATGTAAATCGTTAGAGTTTATCTCGATCTGAGCTCGGTCCGTTGACATTTGGAATATCAAACAGCCATGGTAACCAACTCGTGTCTTATTCGGAAATCTAATTTGGCTACATCCATTAGAAGCTGCAATAGCTAACAGTCTACTATTTATCAACATCACTAATTCAACAAATACCTTCACTAGATAATCCAAACCGTCTATCTTTAATCATCAATCAAAAATATCCACCGTCGCATCATCTAAAGGTCATAATAGTTATTAATACCCATAAGCCATACACACATAAGTAACACAAACAGAATTTACTACCAGTCAACCTCATCAAATCAAATCTCACTTAAACTCCTGGTTTTGAAGTTTTGAACCctgaaaaacaaaaccaaaatcaagatctgaaatttgaagaacaaagaaaacCCTTTTTCTGTGTGGTCACAGAGAGAAAGAGGAAAATATGGGTTTGTTTTCCTTCTGTTTTGCAGGGGGAGGGTTTGTGATGATTGGTATTTGGGAGGCTTTGTTTTCATCTTACCTTCACTTAAACTCATCATCTTCTGTTTCTCCTCCTGTTTCTCCTCCTCGTTCTTCTTCAAACCaacaaacaacaagaagaaagaacAGAAGACCAGATTCAATGTTCATTAGTGTTAGATATGTTTCTGTTGGTTTTCTATCATTATTCTTCATTCTTGACTCTGTAATCTCATCGTCTGATGCTCTTAATATTAAAGATCAAGTTGGATTCTCTCTACAACTAGACATCTTCTCTATCTCTTCATTGTTTTTTCTCTACTCTGTCGCAGGTTTATTGAGTAATTCAACTAATTTTCTACCAATACCTGTATCATTGTTGAATCTAATTGGTTTATTTGGGTTTGGGCAAGAACTTGTTTTCTTTTATGTTCAGAGAAAAGATCCAAATGGAATTGAGAATAggtattttgatatgttacttgTTCCTATCACGATTTGTATTCTTAGTACTCTTCTCGAAATGGGTTCGCCTAAATCTAATTTACCAGGTTTGGGTCGTGGGTTTGGTTTAATTCTTCATGGAACATGGTTTATTCAAATGGGTTTTTCCTTTTATACTGATATAATGGTTCATGGTTGTGCTTTGCATGAAGCAAGTAGAGGGAATTTTACAGTGAAATGTAAAGGGCATATGGATTCTCATAGAGGAAAAGCAATTGCCACTCTTCAATTCAATTGTCATCTTGCTTTGCTTGTGATTTTGATTGTTGGGTTTTATTCATTTATTGGTAATAAGTTTGGATTTCCTGGTGGCGATTATTCAAGTTACAAGCCTCTTAATGCAGAGTTACATCAGTTGGGCAATCAAACTCAGTTTACATTAGATTCTGATGATGAAGAGAGTAGTTTGGAAGAAAATGCTGCACAACAGAAGACAAATTCGAGTATTGTTCCTGTGTCGTCTGAGGTTAATGGATTTGGAAATCATTAGTGAGGTAATTTTTGAATTGCTTAGTTTGTAGAGTGAGTGGACTTGAACTGATTTACTTGTAATCTGTTTTGAATGCAGAAAAGATTGTTCATTTAATTGGAGATTTGAAGTATTTTCATTCAATCTAAATGATGTTACCGAGTCAATGTATTTGTTGACTTTGCATACTGAAACTTCTTCTGATaccggaagatgatttttgtttgtttttatgttATTATTGACTGTTTGTGGTTGTGAAACAAGTACTTAGAAGCATATTACAAATTCTCTTTATTTTCTCTTATGAAGTACAACCAAATAGAACAATTTACTCTCTGTGGAAGTGGGTTCTTATACACGTCCATCCCCTTTATTGCGTGAACTGTTAAGTAGAAGATAGATAACATGACAGATAGTATTGAACAATGAGTTTTCTCTGATGAACACCATTTATACTTACCTAGTTGCATCACTTATCTGCAAAATTTCTTTTGCTTTTGTATCTTTATTATGTATGGTAAATCATAGTTATGGGTGGAGACGATACAAGGCACATATACCTTGAATATCATCTACATACAGTTGCCGCTTTAGGAATCCAGCTGGGATTCTTGGGAACATGATTGCATTTGGTTCTCTGCTGTGCCCAAGCCCAAGAAGATGCCCAATTTCATGTAAAGCAACTGATTCCAGATCCATAGTGCCTCGCGCTGGATAAGTGCTCCAATTCTCTTCTGCATCGTAATGAAACCTTCCATTTGTTGGTGAAAAAGCATGAGCAATTGTTCCACCAGGACCATCAAAGCTGTTCCTATCACCATGATCACCACGGTGAAATCCAATCACAATATCGGCCTTATGAAGAGGATGAACCGCTTCAGAAAATGTAAAATGGCTCACCTCTGCCCATCTCGCAAAAGCACTTGAGCAGACAGCTTTCAAAGTCTTGATGTCAGTAACAGGGATGCTAGAGCTGAATCGATAGGTGAGGTGGGATTTATAAAGTGGCCATTTAGGCATTCCCGGGAAGAAGGTATAACTATAGTGTGAAACTGTGTGGAGAGAGCTGCTTTTACCTCCACTAATATGCTCTTTCTTGCCTGATCTCGTGGGAGTTTTTCCCTTGACAATGTCTGGGAGTCCGCATCTAGGTACCATCATCTGTTTCACTGTCTCAGCATCTAGGGTTCCACTAGCTTTCAGATGATAATAGAGCTGGTAAGTTGTGATTTCTTTTTCTAAAATGTCATCAAATTGGTCAGAATTTTCATACTCTGTATGGTTTTTATGGACATCTGCATACCCAAATTTTTTGAGATACAGTTTGAGTTCGCGCAGGCCTTTAACTGTCTGACCTTTCTGGCACCCCTCCAGATTTTTTAGGAACTCAAAGCCTTTCGAACTTTTTGTGGACAGAATAGGGTGTGGAAAAATGGCTAGCAAGAAAAGAAAGGATATAATCTGAAGAAGGGAAGTGGGAGCTCTGCGGTTTGTCATTGTGACTtcaaaatggtgaaagtgtaaaCGAAGGAAGAAGGTTATGATGATGAGGTACCCTAACTATTTCTGATATTTATAGTATTGATCTTGATAATAGTCATCTAGTCAAATAGTAATTCTTGGAACTTAGATGAGATGTATTCCAACATGTTTGCAAAGACCTCTTCAAATCTATGAATTCAGTGAGAGCAACTGACCCCATCATACATGTTTACAGTCTTTAGTGGTTCAGGACTTCAATCTTTTGTCATGTAGACTTCTTCAAACCCTTTTAACATGGTAAGTCATCAGAGGTCTTAAGAAAAGGAGACTACTAAATTGAGTAGATTGATTTCTTTGTCAATCAGTTATCATAGCTAAGAACTATATAAGATTATTTTTTAACGGATTTCGGTTAACTAATTAGAAACAATTTAGAGATTAAGTATAATACTTTGCTTTAAATCTGAGTAAAGCATAACTTGTATATACTTAGTCTTAATTAGCCAGTAAAAACTAAGTTTAAATGTCTGCATTTTGAGTATTCTACTGAAGGAAGAAATTAGAGAATAATATCATATCTGGCCGAACTGAATTTAAGTGGTGGTTGTGTAGGTTCTTTTTTCCATTTAAAGGGTCAAGGTTTAGCAGCCCCAGTGGCATCCTTTTTGAGCAGCCATTATTAACTGTTGAAAATATGGTTGTGATATCGCACTTCTGTGGGTTGTGGCGAGGCTCTGGCAAGCCAGCATAAAAATCtgctatacttctatgagatagaATCACTTCGATCTCTAGCCTACCCTGGACTTGCTCCGGGACAAAAGGCTTTCGGTAATCGGTAATCGGAGTTCTCTCCCAATTCGCTATGTGCTAGTATGCTTGACCTTCAGTAAAATTTATTTGCCAGAATTTGTTCTCTATGTCTAGTTTTCTTATTAATAATGATATATGTTCCTGGGTGAACTTAATACATCAATAATATTATGCACTTGATAATGTCTCCCTTTTTTGTGTGGATGACTTACACAGTCCTCCAACCCTTCGTTAGTACATTATCTTTTCTTGACTGAGAATATATTTGCTGTTTTGTCAATTTGGTGTAAATCATTGTCTTAGAGGACTACATGCAATTGTAGAGGTAGTGTTGTACATTTTGTGTTTCTCAAACAGGAATTATATGCTCACTTAAAGAAGATGACTGCATAGAGGTCCCCCGTCCATTTGTTAGTAAAATTTCTCTAGTAAAACGTACTTGGAGTTTTCTCATTTTTGGCTTAAGTAACTATTCTGTTAGACGAATACATGCATTTGTGAATGTAATTTGTGGACAATATCTTTCACGCAACCAGATATTACATGCTCATTAATCAATTGAAATAGAAACATGCAGTTTGTTCTCAATAGTTTGGGAATGCCTAATGGTAGTAGAGATAGTGATGTTTAATGCATTCACTTCTATAAGTAAGGATGTATTTTCTTTTCAAGTTGTATCTCGGCCGTGATCTCGCTGCTCGGTCTCAAACGTGAAGTGAGACGAGATCTCCAATTGCGGTGAGGTTATTATGGTAGTTTCAACATCATAAATATGAAATAGCCTTACATCCCCAATTTTACTACCCCTTCAAATCAAAGAGAAAATTGAGTTAGTGTGAACTGGTCTTCATCAACTCCTGCAAAATGAGAAGGCTTATAACTACCTAATTATTCTCTATGTATGGCAAGTATTAATTCTACCTGATTAGTAAACGAGAATACTTTTTTGGTATGAATATCTCCTTTTCTTGTTGTTGGATTCATTGCTACTGCAAcatattcttattcttcttccttcctttaTTTACTGGAATAAAGGTTACTGGTAGATAATTTTTCTATGCCTGGAAACTGATTTAACGGTCTAATTAGTAATTGTTCCCGTGTCGTCTGAGGTTTATGGATTTGGAAATCATTAGTGAGGTAATTCTTGAATTGCTTAGTTTGTAGAATTGGTGGACTTCAAATGACTACTAAGCTGTTTTGAATGTAGAAAAGATTGTTCTGTTAGTAATTGGAGATTTAAAGTATTTTGATTTCAGTCTAAATGATGTTACTGGTTCGATGTAGCGGTGACTTTGCATGGTTAGTTGTTCATGTTATTATTGACTGTTTGTAGTTGTGAAAGAAGTATTTAAAAGCATACTAAAAATTCTCTTTACTTTTCTTAGGAAATACAACCAAATAAAACAATTCACTCTTTGTGAAAGTTGTTTCTTATACACGTACATCCCTCTTATTACGTAAACTGTTAAGTAAAAGATTGATAACATGGCAAGTAGTATTGACCAATGAATTTGCTCTGATCAACAGCATATATACTTACCTAGTTTATGTATCTGCAAAACTTCTTTTGCTTTTGTATCTTTACTATGTATGGTAATCATAA
Above is a genomic segment from Papaver somniferum cultivar HN1 chromosome 10, ASM357369v1, whole genome shotgun sequence containing:
- the LOC113319722 gene encoding uncharacterized protein LOC113319722, coding for MGLFSFCFAGGGFVMIGIWEALFSSYLHLNSSSSVSPPVSPPRSSSNQQTTRRKNRRPDSMFISVRYVSVGFLSLFFILDSVISSSDALNIKDQVGFSLQLDIFSISSLFFLYSVAGLLSNSTNFLPIPVSLLNLIGLFGFGQELVFFYVQRKDPNGIENRYFDMLLVPITICILSTLLEMGSPKSNLPGLGRGFGLILHGTWFIQMGFSFYTDIMVHGCALHEASRGNFTVKCKGHMDSHRGKAIATLQFNCHLALLVILIVGFYSFIGNKFGFPGGDYSSYKPLNAELHQLGNQTQFTLDSDDEESSLEENAAQQKTNSSIVPVSSEVNGFGNH
- the LOC113315352 gene encoding metalloendoproteinase 2-MMP-like, with the translated sequence MTNHKAATSLLQIVSFLSFFLLATFPHPILSTKGSKGFEFLKNLKGCQKGQTVKGLRELKLYLKKFGYADVHKNHRQYENSDRFDDILEKEIINYQLYYHLKATGALDAATVKQMTVPRCGTPDIVKGKTHMKSGKEEHISGEVSHFTFSEAVHPLQKPDIVIGFHRGHHGDMSSFDGAGGVLAHAFSPRDGRFHYDAEEKWSTCPVPGQRTMDLETVVLHEIGHLLGLGHSTEPNAVMFPSIRAGSLKRQLDVADIRAIFPHPILSTKSSKGFEFLKNLEGCQKGQTVKGLRELKLYLKKFGYADVHKNHTEYENSDQFDDILEKEITTYQLYYHLKASGTLDAETVKQMMVPRCGLPDIVKGKTPTRSGKKEHISGGKSSSLHTVSHYSYTFFPGMPKWPLYKSHLTYRFSSSIPVTDIKTLKAVCSSAFARWAEVSHFTFSEAVHPLHKADIVIGFHRGDHGDRNSFDGPGGTIAHAFSPTNGRFHYDAEENWSTYPARGTMDLESVALHEIGHLLGLGHSREPNAIMFPRIPAGFLKRQLYVDDIQGICALYRLHP